ACCTTCTTTTCCGGCGGCACCGTACCGGAACTGATCTTCGGCCCGATCGCGATCTATGCTGTGGTCATCGTGCTGATCTGCCTGGGACTGGCGTTCAATTTTCACAGGGCCTACCGCAAGACCGGCAAACGCAGCGCCATCTTGAAAACCGAAGCCCGCGCGGCACTCATCGACGGTGCGCTCAGCCTCGGCTCCGGAGCGGCCCTCCTGTCCCTGCCCTTCCTGGAGGGCACGGTTCTGGCCCCTTATGTGCCGATCGGCGATGCCGTGATCGTGTTGATCCTGATCCTGGCGATCATCTGGCAGCCGCTCTCCTCCTTCCGGACAACCCTCGCCGATCTTGCCGGCGTCAGCGCCCCCAGCGGCACCCACGCGAAGGTCGCGCGCGCTGCAAGAGATCTTGCCCGGGAGAAGCAGTATCGATTTCACCGGGCCGCCGTCCTGCAGGCCGGTCGCATGCACTGGGTTGTTGCCTATCTGGACCCTGAACACCCGATCGAGGCGAGCGCCGTCGACACCTTCCGCGATATGCTGGCTGCCCGGCTGGAGGATACGGTTGGCCCGGTGCGCGTGGAAATTGTCGTGACGGCGAGCGACCTGCTGCAATCCGGTTAAGGGAATTTTCCGGAACTGCGCAGGCCGCACAGCCTCGGACAATTGACGCAGCGTCCAAGAATATCCATTTGCGCTGCCCGCCGTGTTGTGGCCTGTTAGGGCCTTCTCAAGGGCCTGAGTCTTCGGGCCCGATCCATTCAGTTCCAATTTTTGAGGATCCGTCATGAGTTCCATCGACAAGGTCCTGGCACGCATCGATGCCAATCTCGACCAGAGCCTTGAGCGTCTGTTTGACCTTCTCAAGATCAAGAGCATTTCCACCGATCCCGAGTTCAAGGCCCCCTGCCGCGAAGCCGCCGAATGGCTCGCGAAGGAGCTGACTGACATCGGTATCGAGGCGTCCGTGCGCGACACCGCCGGCCACCCGATGGTCGTCGGACATCGCAAGTCCGGCAAGCCTGGCCCGCACGTGCTCTTCTATGGCCATTATGACGTGCAGCCGGTGGATCCGCTGGAACTCTGGAACCGCGATCCTTTCGACCCGATCATCGAAACGCGGGAAGACGGCAGCAAGATCATCGTTGCGCGCGGATCGTCCGACGACAAGGGCCAGCTGATGACCTTTGTCGAGGCCGCCCGGGCCTATATCGAGGAAACCGGCGACCTGCCGGTCGATGTCTCGATCCTGTTCGAGGGCGAAGAGGAAAGCGGCTCGCCATCACTGCATCCGTTCCTGGAGGCCAACAAGGACGAACTCTCCTGTGACCTCGCCATGGTCTGTGACACCGGCATGTGGGATGCCAAGACACCCGCCATCTCGGTGATGCTGCGTGGCATGGTTGGCGACGAGATCATCGTCAAGGCCGCCAGCCGGGATCTGCATTCGGGCATGTATGGCGGCTCGGCCCAGAACCCGAACCACATCGTCGCCAACATCATTGCCGGCCTGCACGACGAAAACGGCAAGATCACCCTGCCCGGCTTTTATGATGGTGTCATCGAGATGCCGGACGACGTCAAGGCGATGTGGGACACGCTCGGCTTTTCGGTCGAGGAGTTCCTCGGAGATGTCGGCCTGAAATACCCGCGCGGCGAAAACGACCGCACGCCGCTGGAGCATATCTGGACCCGGCCGACCGTCGAAGTGAACGGCATGTGGGGCGGCTATCAGGGGGCCGGTTCCAAGACCGTGATCCCGGCGGAAGCCCATGCCAAGTTCACCTTCCGCCTTGTCGGCGACCAGGATCCGGACAAGATCCAGGAAGCCTTCCGCGCCTATGTGCGCTCCAAGATCCCGGCCGATTGCAGTGTCGAATTCATCGCCAAGGAAGGCAGCCCGGCGCTGCGGCTCGATTTTTCAATGCCGGTCCTGGAAAAAGGCAAGAAGGCCCTACAGGACGAATGGGAAACCGATGCGGCCCTGATCGGCATGGGCGGTTCCATTCCGATTGTCGGCGACTTCAAGCGCATGCTGGGCATGGATTCACTGCTGATCGGCTTTGGATTGGAAGACGACCAGATCCATTCGCCGAATGAGAAATACAACCTGACCAGCTTCCACAAGGGCATTCGCTCCTGGGCGCGGGTCCTGAAGGAACTGGCCGAGGGCTGATCCTCAGGCGGTGCGCGGGTCTGCCGCGCGCCAGGCCCGTTCGACGGAGATCAGATATGAAAGCCATTTGCGTCTTTTGCGGCTCGAGCTACGGCACACGCGACAGCTATGCCGAGGCAGCACGCACCACCGGACGGGCCATTGCCGACAGCGGCTACGCACTTGTCTATGGCGGCGCCAGGGTCGGCCTGATGGGAACGGTCGCGGATGCGGCGCTGGAAGCCGGTGGCAAGGTCATCGGTGTCCTGCCGCGCGCGCTTCAGGACAAGGAAATCGGTC
This genomic interval from Labrenzia sp. VG12 contains the following:
- a CDS encoding cation transporter, yielding MNGTAAQNRDVERNALAVGKWSNLFMAFAGIATAWASRSDAMLVDGLYSAVNFVSAIAAARIGARVGLPPTRQRPWGHDFDEVLYVTFRSLILIGVLVFAAVVSGSKIWTFFSGGTVPELIFGPIAIYAVVIVLICLGLAFNFHRAYRKTGKRSAILKTEARAALIDGALSLGSGAALLSLPFLEGTVLAPYVPIGDAVIVLILILAIIWQPLSSFRTTLADLAGVSAPSGTHAKVARAARDLAREKQYRFHRAAVLQAGRMHWVVAYLDPEHPIEASAVDTFRDMLAARLEDTVGPVRVEIVVTASDLLQSG
- a CDS encoding dipeptidase codes for the protein MSSIDKVLARIDANLDQSLERLFDLLKIKSISTDPEFKAPCREAAEWLAKELTDIGIEASVRDTAGHPMVVGHRKSGKPGPHVLFYGHYDVQPVDPLELWNRDPFDPIIETREDGSKIIVARGSSDDKGQLMTFVEAARAYIEETGDLPVDVSILFEGEEESGSPSLHPFLEANKDELSCDLAMVCDTGMWDAKTPAISVMLRGMVGDEIIVKAASRDLHSGMYGGSAQNPNHIVANIIAGLHDENGKITLPGFYDGVIEMPDDVKAMWDTLGFSVEEFLGDVGLKYPRGENDRTPLEHIWTRPTVEVNGMWGGYQGAGSKTVIPAEAHAKFTFRLVGDQDPDKIQEAFRAYVRSKIPADCSVEFIAKEGSPALRLDFSMPVLEKGKKALQDEWETDAALIGMGGSIPIVGDFKRMLGMDSLLIGFGLEDDQIHSPNEKYNLTSFHKGIRSWARVLKELAEG